CAAAAGTATTTATCATATTCAATATTCaggattaaaaagtaatttttttaaaattaaactataaatcttaagaaaaataattatggaaaagaagCGAAGGGAAAATGTGAAATAAGCgagaaaaaatatttctaatgagttaaaaagaaaaaaaagtattatcaaatcttgaattttaataaatttattagttggtaatttttttttcaaatttattcaattagtgtatttatatattttataaagtgaAACTCTTCAATCTCCTGTTAAGAAAACTGTTGAcgattttttaacaaaaattaaacaatttaattttataaaacataaatatttttaatttaaaaaaaatctaattaaaatttatcctAAAAAcagataaatataaatttatttagaaattTTCAAGTGAATTCCATTCTCCATAAAATAAACACTGTTTGAATATATAATTAAGTGGGTCTCACCAACAGCCAACAGCGGTTAAGAACAGAGAAGAGTTGtgggtcccactaaacaaagtGGCGAAGTAGCTGGCAAACCGGTCCCGACAGACTGGTTTCTTCCCCATGTAAATGAAcctttcctttcttcttcttcttcttcttttttaagccTTAGCCTTCCCTCTCAACTTCTctattctctctctttctctctctctctcttctttacAATTTTTTCTATCTCTGTTCTCTGTGAACGCtgattcttttttcttgatctcTCGAGAGCAAATCATCATCATCGCCCATGGCTGAGGAGACTCAGAAGCCTGCAGCACCTGCACCGGAGGCTCCTTCTACTGAGGAGGTCGTAGTGGAGAAGCCTGTTACTGAGAAGGAGCCTCTACCTGCTACTGAATCTGAACCTCAGGCACCGGAGAAGCCTGCAATTGTGGTTGAGGAGGAGGTCGTTGCTGTTGAAGCTGAGAAACCTAAGGAAACTGAGGAAGTTAAGATTCCTCAATCTGTTTCTTTTAAGGAAGAGACTAATGTTGTTGGGGAACTTCCTGAATCTCAAAAGAAAGCCCTTGATGAGTTGAAACAGCTCATCCAAGAAGCACTTAATAAGCATGAGTTCACTGCCCCGCCGCCGCTGCCACCTGTGAAAGAGGAGGCGAAGCCGGCTGAGCCTGAAAAGACTGAGGAGAAAGCCGAGGAGAAAGTTGAAGTCAAGGAGGAAGAGAAAACTTCTGATGCTCCTTCTACAAGTGAAGAGCCTAAAACTGAAGAAGAACCTAAAGCCGCCGAGGTTGAGACTGTAACTCCACCACCCCCACCGCCAGTGGAAGTCAAGGGAGAGGAGAAGGTGGAAGTGAAAGAAGAAAATAAGGATGAACTACCGGCTGAAGCTGTTGTGATCGCTGAAGTGGTGGCGGCGAAGGTGACTACTGTGGATGAGGATGGAACCAAGACGGTAGAGGCAATTGAGGAGACCGTAGTAGCGGTTTCTTTAGCTCCTCCTGCTGCAGAGGAGCCAGCACCGGCTAAAGAAGTTGAGGCCGCTCCAACGGAGGAAACCAAAACAGAGGAAACTCCtgctcctccaccaccaccaccggaGGAAGTTTTCATCTGGGGAATTCCACTCCTTGGAGATGAGAAGAGCGATGTGATCCTCCTGAAATTCCTGAGAGCCAGGGATTTCAAGGTGAAGGATGCCTTCACCATGATCAAGAACACTGTACGCTGGAGAAAGGAGTTTGGAATTGATTCTCTGCTTGAAGAAGACCTTGGAAATGAATTGGAAAAGGCTGTGTTTATGCACGGATTTGACAAAGAAGGTCACCCTGTGTGCTACAATGTTTTTGGTGCTTTCCAGGACAAGGAGCTCTATCAGAATTCGTTTGCTGATGAGGAGAAGCGTGTGAAATTCCTGAGATGGAGGATTCAATTCCTGGAGAAGAGCATCAGGAAGCTCGATTTCAGTCCCAATGGAATCTGCACTATTGTCCAGGTCAACGATCTTAAGAATTCTCCAGGGCCTGCTAAGAGGGAGCTTAGGCAGGCAACCAATCAAGCCGTCGCTTTGCTTCAAGATAACTATCCTGAATTTGTTGCCAAGCAGGTGAGTATTCCAACACAACCCATATAGTCAATTGACGATTAATTCTTCAATATTAACttgtttttttgtttatttgagTCTTGATTTGATATGGGTTTTGGTGTATATAGGTGTTCATCAATGTTCCATGGTGGTACCTTGCATTTAATAGGATGATTAGTCCTTTCCTGACACAGAGGACCAAGAGCAAGTTTGTTTTTGCTGGTCCATCAAAATCTGCTGAGACCCTTTTCAGGTAAGTGAAATAAAATTCTCTTTTCTCTGTTGATCATTAATGGATCTCTAGAAATATTTCATTTTGTCCCCTATTGTTTCATCATCATCAATGGCTCTTCCTCTAAAATCCATTTTGTTCTTTCCTTCATAATCAGATACATAGCTCCTGAGCAAGTCCCAGTTCAGTATGGTGGACTAAGCAGGGAAGGTGAACAAGAATTTAATGTTGCTGATTCTGCCACTGAGGTTATAATCAAGCCAACAACCAAACATACTGTTGAATTCTCATTATCTGAGGTGGGCATCTATACTTATTAAATCATCTTGAATCTCAGTTTTGCAAATGATAAATTTACCATCAACccatttgatgatttatgctcCATTATTGGATTACTGAATTTGCAGAGGTGCCTTCTGGTCTGGGAACTCAGAGTTCTGGGTTGGGATGTAAGCTATGGAGCCGAGTTCGTGCCGGATACAGAAGATGGTTACACTGTTATTGTATCAAAAACCAGGAAGATCAGCTCAACTGATGAACCTATTATCAGTGACACCTTCAAGATTGGTGAATCCGGCAAGGTAGTGCTCACCATTGATAACCAAACATCCAAGAAGAAGAAGCTTCTGTATAGGTCCAAGACCAAACCCTTGTCTGAATGAGCTTCAACTTCAAAAATCCAATGCCATTGTGGGGGAATCAAGTAGAAGACATGGAATGGAATTGCAGAAATAAGAAACagggtttttttattttattttattttttgaaaatctttgtttaaaatgaatttttgttATATAAAGTCTGGggaatttatttattagttttgtTGGGGGAGATTTTGTTAATTGGTGTTGGAGTGGATACATATTACTGGTAAAGAACAATCTGGGAAATGCATTGGACAGACAATATTTGAGGTtgttttatgtgttgttgaatATAAATGTATGTGTCCCACCTGTTGACAGCTTTCTGTTATCATTCTTAATACTCTTGCCAgtaaaatttatgtaaaaattttgtGTGTAAAACATCTTTTCTATTTTTGTCATTTTTTCCTTGTGAGATAAGTACTTGAATGTTTAATTTTTGCATTAAAAATCTGATTTTGGGCAATTCAGATCAGATCaacgttttttttttatcctaGGTAACTCTTTCTTGTCCTTatccgttttttttttttttgtcctgTATTTGAAAGAAACAACGTTTGCAGCTTTGTGTGCTTTCTTTGTCAACTCATGCTATTTGTCTTCATGATTAACATACCTAACAAAGACTTCTTTCCATTGA
This is a stretch of genomic DNA from Manihot esculenta cultivar AM560-2 chromosome 2, M.esculenta_v8, whole genome shotgun sequence. It encodes these proteins:
- the LOC110609237 gene encoding patellin-3, with amino-acid sequence MAEETQKPAAPAPEAPSTEEVVVEKPVTEKEPLPATESEPQAPEKPAIVVEEEVVAVEAEKPKETEEVKIPQSVSFKEETNVVGELPESQKKALDELKQLIQEALNKHEFTAPPPLPPVKEEAKPAEPEKTEEKAEEKVEVKEEEKTSDAPSTSEEPKTEEEPKAAEVETVTPPPPPPVEVKGEEKVEVKEENKDELPAEAVVIAEVVAAKVTTVDEDGTKTVEAIEETVVAVSLAPPAAEEPAPAKEVEAAPTEETKTEETPAPPPPPPEEVFIWGIPLLGDEKSDVILLKFLRARDFKVKDAFTMIKNTVRWRKEFGIDSLLEEDLGNELEKAVFMHGFDKEGHPVCYNVFGAFQDKELYQNSFADEEKRVKFLRWRIQFLEKSIRKLDFSPNGICTIVQVNDLKNSPGPAKRELRQATNQAVALLQDNYPEFVAKQVFINVPWWYLAFNRMISPFLTQRTKSKFVFAGPSKSAETLFRYIAPEQVPVQYGGLSREGEQEFNVADSATEVIIKPTTKHTVEFSLSERCLLVWELRVLGWDVSYGAEFVPDTEDGYTVIVSKTRKISSTDEPIISDTFKIGESGKVVLTIDNQTSKKKKLLYRSKTKPLSE